The following are encoded in a window of Gemmatimonadales bacterium genomic DNA:
- a CDS encoding zinc-binding dehydrogenase produces MKAAVFHAAHQPLELTEVPTPEPEAGEVLVKVAGCGVCHTDLHYLDHGTPTFKPPPIILGHEVAGTVSEVGRGVTTLAAGARVLIPAVLSCGHCTLCRSGRENICENSQMLGNHINGGYAEFVAVPAKDVVPMPDDVPLVEGSIIADAVTTPYHAVVRRGKVIPGDWVVVFGCGGVGLTLVQVAAAVGARVIAVDVKDAKLETAQRFGATAVFNAATTRKLDKEIRTLSGGGVNVAFEAVGKAVTQEAALNCLTTGGRLVLVGYSPETLPLNAGRVMFREIEVIGSLGCRPVDYPRAIEMVRQGSVRLMDLVTHRFPLEQIAEALDTLRGGDAIRVVVTP; encoded by the coding sequence ATGAAGGCCGCCGTCTTCCACGCCGCGCACCAGCCGCTCGAACTGACCGAGGTCCCGACGCCAGAGCCAGAGGCCGGCGAGGTGCTGGTCAAGGTGGCGGGGTGCGGCGTCTGCCATACCGACCTCCATTACCTGGATCACGGCACCCCGACCTTCAAGCCGCCCCCGATCATTCTGGGGCATGAAGTGGCGGGAACCGTCTCGGAAGTCGGCCGGGGCGTCACCACGCTCGCGGCGGGCGCCCGGGTGCTGATCCCTGCGGTGCTCTCCTGCGGGCACTGCACGCTCTGCCGCTCGGGGCGCGAGAACATCTGCGAGAACAGCCAGATGCTGGGCAATCATATCAACGGCGGGTACGCGGAGTTCGTGGCGGTCCCCGCCAAGGACGTGGTGCCGATGCCCGACGACGTACCGCTGGTCGAGGGATCGATCATCGCCGATGCCGTGACGACGCCCTACCACGCGGTGGTCCGGCGCGGCAAGGTGATTCCGGGCGACTGGGTGGTGGTGTTCGGGTGTGGCGGGGTGGGACTCACGCTGGTCCAGGTGGCCGCGGCGGTCGGGGCGAGAGTCATTGCCGTGGACGTCAAGGATGCAAAGCTCGAAACCGCCCAGCGCTTCGGCGCCACGGCGGTGTTCAACGCGGCCACGACCAGGAAGCTGGACAAGGAGATCCGCACGCTCAGTGGCGGCGGCGTCAACGTGGCGTTCGAGGCGGTCGGCAAGGCCGTCACGCAGGAAGCCGCCCTGAACTGCCTCACCACCGGCGGACGGCTCGTGCTGGTCGGGTACAGCCCGGAAACGCTGCCGCTCAACGCCGGCCGCGTGATGTTCCGGGAAATCGAGGTCATCGGCTCGCTGGGCTGCCGTCCCGTGGACTACCCGCGCGCCATCGAGATGGTACGACAGGGGAGCGTGCGTCTCATGGATCTCGTGACCCACCGGTTCCCGCTCGAACAGATTGCCGAGGCGCTCGACACCCTCCGGGGTGGCGACGCCATTCGCGTGGTGGTGACCCCATGA